The region GGTTTGCGCCGGACATGGCTGGGGGGTAGGAGGTGCGGTAGGTTGGGTCCATGGTgggtgttttggtttggaTTGGGTGTGGAGGTGAGGTCGGTGCGAGGATCCCGGTTGGTCTGTTTAGGTGAAGGTGAGGTCGACTTGAGAACGTTTCTATTTCGTCTGGTGTTGAGGTTTAATATACCCAGGTATCGACTCTCGTTTGGTTTGATAGCTCGGCTCGGTGATGAAGGCTGTTCGGGAGCTGGTAACACAGCGGCCACACAGCTGAAGGGAAATCAGGACACCACCCAGACGCCAACTAATATTGACTTGTCGAGGACGTAAGAAAATTCCTTTATATTTCGCCGACAATGACTGTGTAACTCCGGATGATGACCACGCCACCGGCGGAAGAGGGCCATGAAAAGAATCACTATGAGAGATTATCTCCGTTTGGAAGGAGCGTGTTTGGAGTGTTCTTCGGCTTGAGCAAGCTCTTCTACAGCTCATCAGGGGTCAGTCTTAAACCAGTCAGAAACAAGTTGTAAACCTTACGATGAAATCCTACGCACTGGCAGAATGCTTGGCTGACTCGAAAGTATTAGAGTTTTTGCTGGAACCGGAATTGCTATCTGGGCCAAGTGTTTGCAACTTGGCATGCGTCTTCAAATCGATGCCGGTCCAAAAGTTGAGcttcttgtggtggtggtattcTTGGAATATCTCGACGGCTCCTGAAATGGCTACGCTATATAGATAACCGTCTAGCCTTTTCTTCACTCCAGACCCAAGCCAAGGGAGAAGCAAGCAGACATGCAAGAGATACCCGATCTGAAGTCTGGTGTGAGGGAGGTCACCAATAGAGGACCCTGGGGACGAAAAGCAACAAGCCAAGCAAACTCAGAAGCTAGCCACGAGATCCCGAGACAGAAACAGGCGCTAGTCAAAGAATGTAGCCGCCACGAGCTGAAAACCAGATAAGAGGAATTTGTCGATACCAACCCCCGGTGCCGAGTTGCCAGAGCCTACCACTTATATCGTTGAGTGAAATCTGAGCTTGCTCAATGACATAGTGTATGTAACCTGCGCGGAGTGCAATATTTCATGGCGGTGTCAACCCCAAAGCAGCAGGAACCCTGGCTGCAACATTGGCGAGAAAACCAGCCTGCATTGGACTGGGTGGATGTCGCTTGGCCTTGGTTCGATGATGCATCACAGTCGAGGATGGGAAACGGCCTTGGCACAGAGGAAGAATCTTTTCGAGTCCAAAGACTGTGCAGGATCGTCGTCAACGGGTTGAGAATTGCATGCTTCTTTGCTTCTATGGAAGCCCCCTCTCCCGAAATCTGGAACATTCTTGGATGTCGATCCCACGTCAACTCCCGAGACGGGCGGCATGATGGATGGTGCCATGAACCGACGAGATTGGCGAGTCCAGAGAACTGGGTACGTGATCCCGAATGCCGCAAGATATATTAACCAGATGCAACCTAGGGCTAATCCTAGGAAAATCCTCGTAGCTTGCAAAATCTTGACAACTCGTGGTAAGGGTCAACGTATGCCAATAAAATGCAGGCTGGTTTCTTTCAGGTCTAGACATGTGCGGACTCGAGAAGCGAGCAAGATTGCGCGCACTGTTGAGCCTGCAGCTGTCAGTTCTCAGACCAAGTCTCCGAGAAGCAAGTTAGTTCAGCTCTTCTTTGGGAGGGAAGGTCAAGAGGTCATCCAGAAAGGACCTCAGATGCACCGGAGCATCCTGCCCTGCATCCGGTGCCCGACCTAACCTACCAGGAGAGAGCTTGATATCAACGTTGTCTTGTCTGGCGAATGGCACTGTGCTTCGACTGCATCTCCGTCTTCTAGCTTGGTCTTGATTTAGGTCCAGTGGGATAAACATGGCAGTGATTGGTCGGCAACTGCAGGAGTCCTGTAGGAATGATTCGATTTATGCCTAGAAAAAGAACAATAGGCGCGTAAAGCCCTCAGCCAAAACTGGATGGAAGTCAAACATCTTCGATTTTCGAAGCCTCGCAGCGAGGGAGTGTTTCAAATGCTGTCAAGGTTCTCCGAAAGTCAAGATTCGGGACGCACAGACTTTAGCCCCACCATGGTGGGACAATGTCGGTTAATCATCCGCCCTTGGCGACCCCCCAAGCCGCCGTCGCCTAATTCCCCGCCTTTCTTTGACATCCTCAGTCAGGCTGGAGGCCAAACGTCAACCAACAAGCCGCGCAGACAAACATTCTCCCCTTGCTTCCGCATCTGCAAGCCGCGCTCTCTGTCGGGTCACTCACGTTTTTTGACTTAACTTTTCTGCGCTCCCAGTTCAGCTTGCGCAAAACGCGCTTTGCTCCTCAACCCAACTTCAGAGCCTCGCGCGcgacccaacaccaaccggCGACCATGCCTGGCCTCACCATCATAAACGACGGAACACAGGCCACGTCGGCCTCCGGCGCGGCGCACGGTTCCAGACCCAGCTCCgcacctcaacaacaaccatctcaacctcaaccatcatcaccaaactcATCATCACGACCAGCACCAcaacgccatcaacaaccaccacaactccCCACCACGATCACAACCCCCagagcaccctccccaacccgccccccAATATCCCCCATAACCCCCAAACTCGACCCCACCAAACCgaccctcccccctcacctcccaaaagaaacccccatcccaccccccacaaTCCCCgacttctccctctcccgcccacccctctcccacacctcccaaccccaagcccaaaccgccatcccccctccccaaccagtcCCACTAGACTTCGACTCCAACCCCGACGTCCTAGCCCTCAAATCAGCAATCTccatcctccaactccaGCGCCAACGCGCCCAAGCAGACATCCAATCCCTCCACAAAGCTAAActctccgccctctccgACCCAGCCTCCTTTGTCGCAGACCTCACAACCGGAAAGGTTGGccaaaaggaggagggtctATTCGGGGGATCACCGCCCTCCGACTCTGACTCTGACGACTCCGACGAGGACAGTAAGAAgcaagatggagaggagaaggaaaaggagccAGCATGGAGGAAGTTACCCAAACCACAAACTGTCGTCCGATGCCCGCCTATAAACTGGAATCAGTACGCAATCGTGGGCGAGAGTTTGGATAAGTTACATGCTGAACAGCTCAAGGCGCCGACGCCGGGGGTTCCGGTTGTGATAACGGGGGGGTCAAACCAGGGGACGGCCGGGAGGTTCGAGTTTACGGCTGGGCagcagggtggtggtggtggaggtgcaggagggggtttggtggggagTAATCAGCCGCAGAAGTTGGTCGGGATTGCGGCGCCGTATGTGCCGGGGAGGGACAAGattgagaagaagaggggagggaagcGGTCGTGATCTATCTCgtgagaaagaaaaggaaggggCAATAAGACATGATAGTGAGAGAAACTTTCAGGGGATAATTATGAAGTGGACGAATATAGAGCAACACAAAGGGGGGCATCAGCTAGGCGTTTTTGGAGTTTGAATTTCCACAAGGGAACAACAGACAGGACTATATGGCAACAGGATAGATGTTAAACAATAGGCTTTTAACTAGAAATGGACTCCTCACTGTCCAGGTCAGCTGAGAGCTATTCATTCACAACAAACACATCACATCACGTCTCACGCTGTAAGTGGCTACAAAACACACTTCAATTCCTCACAAATGCTCCAGCGAAATGACCATCTATCAATGCCCTAGCCCagcaccccaaacctcccaTCGCTTGCCTGAATTTAAGCTATTGTTTGACTACGCTCCCGGGGAAGTAAGAAAAGATGCCTGTCAGAACGACAGCAACTGGACAACAAAACAGCTATCGTCACATGTCGAccacaccagcagcaccgcaTATTAAAAGCCATAAATAAGCTGACTATAACCCTTGCCTCATCGCTACATCCCCCAAATCCCAGCCTTAAAACGCCGTGAAGCTTGCCTTTCGGATCCTGTATCCTAACAAGCTGATGTGAGAAAACGTATGATGGAAGTGGTTTAAAAGTCCCTATAATATGTTAGCCTGGTAAAACACAGCATGAATAATACAACGGGTTTAGTTACTCCATAGACTGCTGAACCGAGCGACGAAGACGCCTGTTGTAGTTGCGGCGCTCGTCCACTCCTCCCCAGTACAGCTTGAAGGCTTCCGG is a window of Podospora pseudopauciseta strain CBS 411.78 chromosome 1, whole genome shotgun sequence DNA encoding:
- a CDS encoding hypothetical protein (EggNog:ENOG503P3KP); this encodes MPGLTIINDGTQATSASGAAHGSRPSSAPQQQPSQPQPSSPNSSSRPAPQRHQQPPQLPTTITTPRAPSPTRPPISPITPKLDPTKPTLPPHLPKETPIPPPTIPDFSLSRPPLSHTSQPQAQTAIPPPQPVPLDFDSNPDVLALKSAISILQLQRQRAQADIQSLHKAKLSALSDPASFVADLTTGKVGQKEEGLFGGSPPSDSDSDDSDEDSKKQDGEEKEKEPAWRKLPKPQTVVRCPPINWNQYAIVGESLDKLHAEQLKAPTPGVPVVITGGSNQGTAGRFEFTAGQQGGGGGGAGGGLVGSNQPQKLVGIAAPYVPGRDKIEKKRGGKRS